cttttccagtctaagagattctgtgattctgtaatgcttAAAACATTTCTGTTCACATATTGTAATAGCTTTTGGGAAAAATGAAACAGCTCATAGGAGTTTTCCTGCTGTTGTTACGCTGTGTTTTAACTGTGCTGGAACAGTTTCTGAAGACTAGAAACTTCAGCAGACAAACAGGAAACTGATCAGTAGTATCTAGACTGCACTCAGCTTTGGAGTCTGTATTCCtttggtgaaacaaagagaaaccaggaataGATGGTAATGCTGTAATCAcggaggcagggagtgcagagaggtgcagagtggtgcagagagtgaaacaggaagtccccttGCTTttatggggcaggaagggtcatctgacaagccaggcatgatagacagctgctctctatagctgctatgccaaatgcccacttgttccctttcgggtctttaaaatacccttcccagagaaagtcgatccccaggatgcaaggtgcatcagggcagtcactatggtgtgcttctcccacacgttcccggtgaggcttatctcagcctgcagcacagtcaattCCTGAGACCCTCCTGTGACTCCTGAAATGGTGATAGTTTCGGTCCCCCTATGGCTGGAGggtatcagagtgcattgggcaccagTGTCTACCAGAGCTTGATACTTCTTGGCTTCAggagtgccaggccatttcagaAACACATCCCAATATACCCTGTTGTACCTGTTCTCCGCCTgactggagacagggcacctctaatgctgaacaCTGTGACCACAGGAGGCACATGGACCAGAATTACTGGCAGGACCACCCTTTGGGCAAGAGGGTTGCCTGCGGGGCACTAgagcaacccctcttctggagttATTCCCTATGTTTGCCCCCTGCGGTttccttaccctggcccataatGTTGaagtgggctggccatgccatttgTCCATGTTCTCCCtgtgttcacacagtgttctccacagTGAACCCCTGGGTGTCCCCTGTCTGCTTTGGCCTGGTCTCCTATGGGGAGGAGGATTACAGCGGCGTGTGTTCCTAACAGCTGAGACCTGTAcccattcagaaggtgaagagtagtcatcctctgccttctgcagttcagagacagaGGCCTTCAGCTCATTCATCTCCTGGGTAAGGGTTTCCTCAGCTGAGATCAGGGCCCTTCTGGAGACACTGTCTTCATACTGCCTCAGGTCATTAACAAATTCCCGGATAGTTGGAAGATTGTTgaggtcttctcccaggcaaccagcaacagaacaaggagccacaatctcaagttgtgccaggggaggtcgaggctggatgttaggaggaagttgttgccagaaagaatgattggcattggaatgggctgcccagggaggtggtgagttgccgtccctggagatgttcaagcaaagcctggctggggcacttagtgccatggtctagttgactggaatagggccgggtgctaggttgggctggataatcttggaggtctgttccaaccagcttgattctgtgattctaaaagctCCCTTCCCATCTCACACACACCTCCCTCGCCTCCTTTTTTCTAAGAGAAGCAGTCCTATCTCTCTCAGCACTTCTTTAATGGATTAGATGCTCCAGTCTctgtcatcttcatggcccttctttagactctctccagtatgtTCCTGTCTGTCTCGTACTGAAGAGTGCCAGAATAGACAGAGAGTTCTGGGTGTGGCCTCACAAGTCCTAATGCCCTAATCTTAGTGCTGATATGAAGGACCATAAATGGCAAGCACAGAAGATCTTGAAGGTAATTTTAGGGTTTTGGCTTTCAGCTGACCCTGTAAACAGTGGTGCTAGCAGTGCTGTGAGCACAAGTCATTGTATCACTGCTATGCCTTCAGAAATAGGTAACGTCAGTCTCAACCCACAAGCCACAAGGTagcttttcatttctccttctttATTTCACTGCAGGAGCTGCGCACATGGGAAGAAGAGCTGAGTCGTGCTGCTGTGGAACAGAAGAACCATGAAGAGCTGCTACGCAGgcgggagcaggagctggcagaacgTGAGATTGACATCCTGGAGAGGGAGCTCAACATCATCATCCACCAGCTGTGTCAGGAGAAGCCTCGAGTGAAGAAACGCATGGGCAAGTTCAAGAGGAGCCGGCTCAAGTTAAAAGATGGCAATCATatcagcctgccttcaggttGGTGACGTGTTCACAgagtcattcaggttggaaaaaacccttaggatcatcaggtccatccctactctacaaagttcacccccaAACCATaactccaagcaccacatctaagtGACTTCTAaatatgtgtgatggtttgggtgttccctgccccccccacactttggaaatcacccagactagactcagccagctctggaaattgaatgaagcttattatttacagcttagtacaatatagaagcaaatatttacagtatatacagttatagacagaaatatacaaggtaaaaggtaatacagaaacacaactcccctcccagaaacctgagtgcccaggaggggctcccaaccacctctttatcttccccctgcccctctcaaccttacctcagtcccaaggaagaatggaggtttggcctggatgattagGAAGAAAAGTGGATTATTCAAAAAAACAgagagtgaggttagggagagagatgTAGCTTGGagcttcccatcagcagaagtaagttatctatgttttgatttttgttttatacatctcagcaagcctatgagcaaggtagatatcagccttgttttcctttcacagcctgtaatctagttcttctcaccaaaacattctagctaggctcaaactagcacagcgtgtccagggatgaggtctcagccACTtcattgggcagcctgttcccatgattgtctcctctcctgctcctttCTATGTGTTGGGTCAAAGACAAGTCTTGCTCTTTTCTTTGTGGTGGGGCCATGCTAGGTGGAAGTGAGTGCTCTAAGTTTTAGGACCATACAACCAGAGCAAGCAGGAAAagggcaactccacctcccatgacagctctgcctgggaAAGCAGCTGGTCAGAGCCCTGCCAGAAGATTGGCTGTGTGATGGTCACCTAGCAGAACAGGTGAACTTGTGCCTTTGGAAGATGTCTTTCACTGATGCTTATGCAACTGAAAGCATTGTATAGACTTTGGGAAGAGCATGCCTCTTTGGGATCATGAAACTAAAATCTGATGCTTTTGTGGCTAACATTCCCCAAAGACCCAAGTATGAAGGCCAAAAGTAAATTTGAGATGTTACAAGTTTGTTAATGAGTGACTCTATATAGTTCATGGTAAAAATGTTGCTGTTGCAGTTTAACATGTTAATACTCAAAACCACCAGTTTaacaaattatatatatataaaatgatGGAAGTTCTTGCTTTAGGAGTGCTTTGCACAATAGTGCAGCAGGAACCATTATCTACTGGTTTTATTGGTGAGTTTAAAACATAGTCCAGTTcggggctcctcaattcaagagagatattgaggtgctggaaggtgtccagagaagggcgccaaagcaggtgaggggcctggagcacagccctgtgaggagaggctgaagcagctgggggtgtgcagcctgcagaagaggaggctcagggcaaacctcattgctgtctacaactccctgaagggaggccgtagccaggtggggttggtctcttctgccaggcaagcagcaacagaagaaggggacacagtctcaagttgtggcaggggaggtctagtctggatgttaggaggaagttgttgtcagagagagtgattggcattggaatgggctgcccagggaggtggtggagtcgccgtgcctggagatgttgaagccaagcctggctgaggcacttagtgccatggtctggttgcttggctagggctgggtgctaggttgggctggatgatcttggagttctcttccaacctgcttgattctatgactctgtgactttaCACTGGATCCTTAGCATTGCTGCAGACTCTATACTGGAAACTCAGATTTTTATACGAACGGAAGTGTGGATTTTGTAAGGTTCATCATTATGTCAGGGGTGATGCTTTGGACTGTATTCTTTGTTTTCTGCAAGAGATTGGCCATTCATATGTGATAAAATGTGCATGTTAACTGTGGCTTTCTTGAGGTCTATAAACATCTCTTGCTGGTGATTTTGCTTAGTTTAAGAAATGGAGAAATAAGCTGAAAGGGTACGTGGGTATACTTTGTCAGTCAACACACACAGAGTAAGAAGATTTACCTCTCTGACTGTGAGCATACATCTTTGTTCTGAAGAAACTGTGTATGCAGGAGAGGGTAACAATTAGCTGTTAAACTTCATTTCTACCTAGATCCTGTAAATCGTGCACTTTGAAAGTTACCATGAATTgccatttctttgttttcttgtaCTGAAGAAAGATAATTTTAAGTGTCTATTTCAGCTTTTGTtcatgtatttttctttttcttttggtaaACAGATTTCCAGCATAAATTCACTGTGCAGGCTTCTCCAACGATGGATAAAAGGAAAAGCTTgatcagcagctgctccagtcctcctgCAAGCCCTACTATTATTCCCAGACTCAGGGCCATACAGTGTAAGGAGCTCAATGTAGTATTgaatgttacagaatcacagaactttagaggttggaagaagaCCTCCAAAGatagagtccaactcccctgccgaggcagggtcacccagggtagttcacacaggaatgcatccaggcaagtttggaaagttttcagagaaggagactctacaacctctctgggcagcctgttccaaggctctgtcaccctcactataaagaagtttctcctcatgttgaggtgaaactttctgtgttccaatttgtatccactgctccttggcttattgctgctgaccactgaaaagagcttggccccagtcACCTGACatccactcctcagatatttgtacacattgctcagatctcttctcagccttctcttctccagactaaacagccccagggctctcagtctatCTCCATagggagatgctcaaatccCCCAGTCAGTCtcctggctctccactggactctctccagcacgtccttgtctctcttgacctggggaacccaaaactggacagagtattccagctgtggtctcagcagggcagagtagagggggagaagaacctccctagccctgctggccacacatttcctaatgcaccccaggatgccatttgctcttttggccacaagggcacattcaTGGCCCAGGCAGAacctgctgtccaccaggacaaTGCTGATGTCCACCAGGAAATGTGCAGTCTGTCGGCATGGTAAGATGCCAAGGTTCTATATGTAGGAtagaactggggaaaaaaagttcatAACTGTTTGTCTTGTGTCCTCTGTGTAGACATTTAGAGAGCAAACTGGAGTGTATTGGTGATGGAGGGGAGTATCACCTTCTATGGAGTGTAAAACTTACCCATGTTCTTGATATACTGCTGTCCAATTGTATAGGAAATGCATTTCTTAGATGTACAGGTCAGTTGTAGAAAAATACTGACCTGCAGAAAGATCCATGAAGCAGTATTGATGTGGATCAAGTTACTCCTGGGAGTGAAAAAACCCAAGAGTGCTTGCCATGAAAACAATGTTCCTATAATAAAATAGAATGAGGTAGAGATACATGTATTAGGTGTATGAAAGGGATATCAACGAATGTGTAGTGTTTGTATTGGTTATCATGAATTGTGCCTCTGGTATCTAACTGGGTGCTCTAAATACTctaagctggtgagaggcctggaacacaaaccccatgaggagaggctgagggagcttgggttgtttaacctggagaagaggaggctcagggcagagctcattgctgtctacaactacctgaaggaaagctgtagccaggtggggattgggctcttctaccgtggaaaccagcaacagaacaaagggaacacagtctcaagttgtgctggaggtcTAGGCagaatgttagaaggaagttcttgtcagagagagtgattggcaattggaatgggctgcccagggaggtggtggagtcaccatccctggaggtgttcaagcaaagactggatgaggcacttagtgccatggtctggttgactggatagggctgggtgctatgttggactggatgatcttggaggtctcttccaatgtggttgattctatgaaatgagaaACCAGCAATGGAATGAAGCTGTGCAGCCTATCTATACTAATTTTGAAGTAGTCTAGTGGGCAGATCTATGTTGATAAATGGTCAGAATTAGGAGAGAAGCTTGAAAGGATCTTTTCATTACAATTCCTATTCCAGACAATGATGTTTTCTTTCTATTACTGTGGAACCAATTAATTCTTtatctgtttttctttcccattttccACCATTCTTCCCACTCGTGAAGTGACTCCTGCTGAAAGCAGTAAAACATGGGGACGGAGCTCAGTCCTTCcgaaagaagaaggagaagaagaagagaagagaggccaAAAGAAAAAGGGACGCACTTGGGGACCAAGCTCGCTTTGCCACAGGGAGCTAGGTGCAGAAGATGGGTAAGAGAGGTCCTGGGATCATTCTGGATTGCAGGTTCTAAAACTGGTTATGAGTTGGCTCAGTCATGCGAAATCATGCCTCTCTTCTTGCAACACTTTTTTGCTTCCAAGCTTATTTGCTGtaccagagattaagaacagaTTACCAAACTGTGTTGTGTTCAGTCCCTTGCTAGAGGTCCAGTACTGCCCCATGCTATTTCTAAGCAGTAAGACTTCCTCAATGTGCAAAACTTTCTCTCATATCTTGTCTTTATTTTCAGGTCAACTTTCTGTGGCTTCATATCATATCTGAAACTACTTCTGCTTTACAACTGTTAGCTTCTTTTTGTCTTAAATGTTATAATTCAAAAAATAGAGCTGAGAGAGCCAGCCAAATATTTTCCCTTCAGGCTTTTGCAAAGGACACGTAGCACATGTACACTGAATGAACACACCCTGAATGGGATTTTTGCAGAGGTACAAGTTGTACCTCTCTTTCTACAGATTCTTGTTCttaggcttctttttttttgtgtgttttggtaTGCATGTGCATTATTTCTACCAAGATTCCAGCAGATCGTTGCCAGTATGCTGCTTTAAACAcgggtgtgatggtttagggggtacctgcccccccacacttgagaaaatcactgagactagactcagccactggaaattgaatgaatgaagctatatttacagcttagcacagtatacaagtagatatttacaatatatcacagtatcacagtatcatcaaggttggaagagacctcatagatcatcaagtccaaccctttaccacagagctcaaggctagaccatggcaccaagtgctataCATAGAAATTTGCagattaaaaagtaatacagaaacacagcagccctcccagaaagcaatgtccccagaaggggctcccagcgacccttccaccttctccccagccctctaccttaccctagacctTGCCtaatgttcaaggtgagtttggaaggtcatgcaggggggttaggaagcagaaggattagtcacacaggcagcagattagagagagaagttcatgcagccccagagcccagagagagagagactccattatctatgtttatgttcttgttcttatacatctcaataagcctatgagtgcagcagacatcagcattatttccttttcacagcctaccatctaattcttctcaccaaaatatcccagctagactCAAGTTAGCACATATGGAGCTATTTTGAGCTTCTGaaatgtttgatttttttttttaatggagtttggttatttttttttttgctgctgataAATAGATAGTTTGGCTTGCCATATTTTTTAGCAGGGAATAGAAAATAACTGATTACAATTTATCTTTAATATTACATGCTCAGGTGTGAAATTCCTGTAAAGTAGATCTTTACATAATGCATCACTGCTACAGTCTTACGCAAGGTGGCCTGGACCTTAGCGTTCTAatgacattcatagaatcagtcagggttggaagggaccacaaggatcagccagttccaacccccctgccatgagcagggacaccctaccctagatcaggctggccacagcctcagccagcctgcccttaaacacctccagggctggggcctcaatcacctccctgggcaacccattccagcctctcaccactctcatgctcaacaacttcctcctcacctccaggctgactctccccacctccagctttgctccattccccccagtcctgtcactccctgagagcctaaaaagtcccactccagcatgtccacatttTGCTTGTaatgggggccccagaactggatgcagtactccaggtggggtctcatcagagcagagtagagggagagaatcacctccctggccctgctggccgcacttctcctgatgcagccgaggctgtgcttggctttctgggctgcaagtgcacactgctggctcatgttgagtttctcGTCCAGcggcacccccaagtccctctcctcagggctgctctccagccacttgctgcccagcctgcttggcattgcctcatcCCAGATTCAAATATGTTCTCCCTTAAAGGTACTCTTGACATATTAACATGGCAATGTGGAGGAAGCTTCTCAACTCCTGCCTATGTTTTACCTGCTTTATAGGTGGAGTATAACATTCTACAGTATTAAAACCAGGTCTCACACTTTACAGTCATTAattgtataaaaaggcaggagatcTCTGAAGTTGATAGAAAAACATTTCTACCTTCAAATTCTGTTTTAATTCTAGGACTGAAGCTTTTCAGTTTTCTGTTCATCACTGAAGCAGTTAATTGCTTTTGGGCACAGACAGTTGGAAAGGAGCTGCTTGCTAACTATGGCTGCTTTAAAACTGTCCCGTTCCTTTTACAAGTGAGATATACTGTGGAATTCATCACTTATCCCAGGGTGATTCAATAAATACAACAATGACATTTTGCAGAGTATCTGAAACATGATCATGTTGCTGAGAGAGCAGTTATGTTAACAGACAACAaactgctgcttcttgctgGGGAAATGATGGACTTGCAAGACAGCTGAGAACTGCACAGGGTACTTCTAGTGTAATGTTTATAGGGTGGCCATCAAGCAGCACAATATGTGTCGAATCCAAGTTTAGACACTGGGACCTTGCTGTAGCAATATAGCTTTGTGACAAGTTGGGCATCCCAGTTAGGTGCAGAATAGAGGAAAAATACATTCCAAGGCAAAAATTCCTCATACAGCTTTGAAATCTTGCAGTGAAAGCTATCTTAGAAATGCAGAGTGATTCTGGTAGAATGAAAGCTTCTGTGTGTTCACATCCTCCTTTCTCTGTAAGGAAAGGATTGTAATGGGTTTGGTGTTTTATCAAAGAACTATGCAAGTCAGTAATGGAGCTGGAAGAGGTCTCATCTCCTTTAAGATTTTGGTTCATTTAATAGCAAGTTGATACTCTTGTGTGTGCAGTTGAGATCATTCAGACTATCCATAGATCTTTCAAACTCCTTTCATTCAATTTCTGTCTGtcctaagtgtgtgtgtgtatgctaACTTTTCACCAACACTGTGATGTGTTCCATGTTAGAGTTTGGGGAAAGGCACTGGAAATCTCACAGACTATGTTGATAACTGAACAGTAAAACTTTGAGTGTTGAAATGTCAAAAAGTTATGCTGCTTACTAAAGTTTTCTGATACAATTAAAATACTGCAGGGAAAAAGCAGGATGATGGTAATGAATGCTTGTGCATAGGGATTGCTAAGGAATTGAGGTGCCTGCTGACATACCTTTAAAGGCAGGTGATGGCAAAGTAGGaatttggggttgggtttttcacttgtttgtttttgtgacGTTTGGGTTTTTCTGTCTTGAGTTTTTCATGTCAAAGAAATTGTAGCATTATTTGTGATTTTAGTTACCTAGAACTTATGCTTTTGACTACCTTCACTTGAATGCACAGTGGTAAAATATTTGGCTTTGGGTTTATAACACAGAGGCacaaaccagcaatagaacaaggggacactgtctcaagttgtggcaggggaggtctaggctgtatgttacgaggaagttcttcacagagagagtgattggcattggaatgggctgcccagggaggtggtggagtcaccatcccgggaggtgctcaagaaaagcctggatgaggcacttcagtgccatggtctagttgactggatagagctgggcgataggtaggactggatgatgttggaggtctcttccaaccttgttgattctatgattctattattctgcaTTCATAGCTGTTGGTTATCAGCAGTGGTCCTTTGGCTGCCATGGTATAACAAATGAGAAAAGGACTTAGCATTATGGTTTGCTTTTATTAAGATGTAAAGATGTTGCAAAATGTCTGGCTATGGGACACTACTTCAACATTTATGTAGTTATTTTCTGCATGCCCTAAGTAGAACAATAGAGAATATAGGAGGGGGAATGAAATTTCGTTGTGTGCCTGGTATATTTTATCCCATTTCTACTATTTCAGTCTGAAAGCTCTGGTAGAAGGATACAAACAATGGTCATCCAGTGCGCCAAACCTTGGCAAGATCCAGAGAACTGCACCTGCTTTTCCAGGATTCACCAGCTTAGCAGAGATAGGTAAAGGAATTCCTTGAGCTTTATGTTCTTATCCCTGCTTCCATTCACATTTGAACAGCCCTCTCCTTTCCTGGACTTCACCTGGTATCCTAGAGCAATGTTTTCATTTTGGTcatgtttttcttttatttgttgTGAAGTAATTATTTTCTCCTTCTGGATTTTCATTTTGTTCACCTTTCTGCTTGTGCTTCTTATCTGTCAAGCTAATAAGCTTCTCAATTCCCTTCTAGCTTCATGTTACCTCTCAGATCCCTTCTGGCTGATGTTAGATGTGCAGCATAGTTACAGCTGAACTGGCAAGGGGAGATCCTTAGAATTTTCTTACTTCTTGCTCGTCACTCCCAAACATAAATTTATTCTAGAAGTAGCTGAGGTGTAGATTGCTTCTGACAAGCTTTTCTGCATTTAATCTCAAACAGATCACTGTCACCAATTTCTTCTGCTTTGGTAGGGTTTCCAGTTGCTTGTCCCTGCCTGTCTGCTTTGGGGACAATAGCCTGTGAGTTTTTGGCAGTCAGTGAATAAGCTTATGATAAGGACAATCACATCTTCTGAGAAGAAGCTTAGTTTTGGGTATGTTTGTCAGTGAATATGTTATATTAATGCAACATCTGTTTTCATCTGCTTTCCAGATGATGAAGACAGTGAATGTCTTAATGGGGAGGGCAAAGTGCACCCTTCACCAGGGCACAATCAGTCATACCTCTGCATCCCGTTTCAGAAGAATGAAGACTGGGATGGCCCTTCTAGTGATGCCAATGAGGAGTCCACCCCCATGAACTCTGCTACTAGTACTCCACAGTTGACACCCACCAACAGCCTCAAACGTAGTAGCTCCCACCACAAGCGATGTGAGGTTGCGTTGCTTGGCTgtggagcagtgctggctgctgcaggcctgggtTTTGATCTCTTAGAAGCAGGGAAGTGTCAGCTGCTGATTGAGGAGGAGCCAGAGGCAcccaaggaagagaagaagaagcgCGACAGCATTTTCCAGCGAGCTGGACGCCCCCGCAGGAGCACCAGTCCCCCTTCCCGGAAGATCTTCAGGAAAGAGGACCCTATGCTGTTGCTAGGAGAGCCATCCACGTCCCTCACCCTGCTTTCCCTGTCTTCCATTTCCGAATGTAATTCCACCCGGTCCCTGCTGCGCTCGGACAGTGATGAGATTGTGGTGTACGAGATGCCTGTCAGCCCGGTGACAGTCAAGGCTCCCCTGCCAGCCATTACCAACCCGCTAGTCAATGTCCAGATCGAGAGGTTCAAGCAAGACCCCCACCAGTCCCTGACTCCCACACATGTGACAGTCTCTTCCCACACCCAGCAAAGTGGGCACAGGC
This genomic interval from Pogoniulus pusillus isolate bPogPus1 chromosome 1, bPogPus1.pri, whole genome shotgun sequence contains the following:
- the MAP3K9 gene encoding mitogen-activated protein kinase kinase kinase 9 isoform X4; this encodes MSAAGTYAWMAPEVIRSSMFSKGSDVWSYGVLLWELLTGEVPFRGIDGLAVAYGVAMNKLALPIPSTCPEPFAKLMEDCWNPDPHSRPSFASILDHLTAIEESGFFEMPKDSFHSLQEDWKQEIQEMFDQLRAKEKELRTWEEELSRAAVEQKNHEELLRRREQELAEREIDILERELNIIIHQLCQEKPRVKKRMGKFKRSRLKLKDGNHISLPSDFQHKFTVQASPTMDKRKSLISSCSSPPASPTIIPRLRAIQLTPAESSKTWGRSSVLPKEEGEEEEKRGQKKKGRTWGPSSLCHRELGAEDGLKALVEGYKQWSSSAPNLGKIQRTAPAFPGFTSLAEIDDEDSECLNGEGKVHPSPGHNQSYLCIPFQKNEDWDGPSSDANEESTPMNSATSTPQLTPTNSLKRSSSHHKRCEVALLGCGAVLAAAGLGFDLLEAGKCQLLIEEEPEAPKEEKKKRDSIFQRAGRPRRSTSPPSRKIFRKEDPMLLLGEPSTSLTLLSLSSISECNSTRSLLRSDSDEIVVYEMPVSPVTVKAPLPAITNPLVNVQIERFKQDPHQSLTPTHVTVSSHTQQSGHRRTPSDGAIKGSGLVVNGCPTSGCPSSSCLSGALGAGVVKTPSPSRDPNEVPRLPDPNLVFPPTPRRWNAHQDPTLERPKTLEFLPRPRPAASRQRLDPWWFVSPSNAKGESSANSSSTDTPSNLDSCFASSSSTVEERPGLPALLPFQVGLPVEERTLLDIDAEGQSQDSTIPLCRSELNTHKAAAYELKQEFWS